From the Bacteroidia bacterium genome, one window contains:
- a CDS encoding T9SS type A sorting domain-containing protein → MAFFLILLGSGNLPLLAQTMMPLPAHASSYTGYIRGYWFQAPTDFVITGVRVPTDASTSQQSIQVMRMDPAAPPPTSCSTPPNPLNFVTLGYWPNVPGTNIIQTNILVRQGDYIAILGARWQTAGNFTSINSYGAGPAASSIFGFPVTLNRLLFQDGIMSFPANCIWTSTGQIGRVEMYYAAPVFAPNDAGIESIDSPSSFCAGSHPVTVTLRNHGSQQLTSATINWSINGVPQTSYSWTGLLDTTTLQARQTSVNLGTRTFASGIPYTIVAWTTSPNGVPDTVNTNDTASVTVRAALSGTFTIGGSSPDYTTFTAAVADLATNGVCGPVTFNVAAGTYTETITIPEIPGASSTNTITFDGGAGNASTRILQYSTPNSYDRVVQFDGADYVKLKNLTIRATGTTYGYGVLFTNSADYNEISNCTIEVNSSGSSTNHIGILACTQSSYSATGDFGNYNLIKDNNIIGGYYGIRWNGSSTTDYTTAVGNQFINNTVTDWYYYGMYLYYVGGQLVVKSNRSVQRTSGTFTTSSGYAYYIYYPNDGPEISYNYGFAAYSPLYIYRPNYYYASTGNRAKVYNNMGATNGTSTNYGLYVSYPRYTDCVYNSVFLKTTGTAYGLYQYGESGSYDNKFANNWVVLEGNGTFYALYNYTSGSGASHSLFDYNGWYRFGTGSDTYRWDGVSYTSFAAMQAAVSGFHQNSVYGNPWFVSATDLHSTSDVGYLAGISFPGITDDFDGDLRGPNPCIGADEYPEPPPTYDVAVSDVRLNYADAKWSRMEGAAMHSVDVVLESVGREAAPGGISITYKLGSMPVSEFDGVQQTFNPTWSNRKAVVSFNQKVTGLAPSAGQPVFVKVFWALDGDVTDNAGSDTRRIDNQKIHGREDFNSMLVPDFSDDPGYLDYDWSVNNAGGAATWAVANGVGSGGTHALEYPGDTQTADDWVFTPGATLLAEASYRIAFNMKSVSGAPQRVEVAYGMSPDPGSMTTFATFANFTNTGFMTAKQLAGGLDPYFNTPNQAGMYYIGFRVTSNAGAGAVVIDDIVLDDNPSPPPKIGFGIPGDPLITFIDNSSRKLQFTATYKAPGLINRTYQVASMTNIYGFQGDFLWDVETNTPWITLTKATPEPTMQGYNFTPPRPRQFQDFTLTINPNGLAPGLHTGQITFYGILFNDDFPPPSSGLIATNEPLNIDVELRVVNSGTKSGTQFEEATLNGLNPGNTYNFTASGTGNPIASVEVTSGSISGMTIRVYPYQLPQNLARMLYVKRYWQITTTGSGWWTANITFPYADQEAAMIADRNQLHGVRQAVALGQWEDPIMGTSSASDPVNNLVTVFDLNPTSSTGNIALAQSYMMGKPGDALPTVFGLEQNYPNPFNPSTSVSFTVAEERAVRLVVYNSLGMEVGELVNDVLPQGRYTISFDASALPSGTYVCRMIAGEYNKTIQMVLSK, encoded by the coding sequence ATGGCGTTTTTCCTCATCCTTCTGGGGTCGGGAAACCTCCCCTTGCTTGCACAGACGATGATGCCGCTGCCTGCTCACGCGTCATCCTATACCGGGTATATCCGCGGCTACTGGTTCCAGGCGCCGACGGATTTCGTCATCACCGGTGTACGAGTCCCAACGGATGCGAGTACTTCGCAGCAGTCGATACAGGTCATGCGCATGGATCCGGCTGCTCCCCCTCCAACATCCTGCTCCACACCGCCAAACCCCCTCAATTTCGTGACGTTGGGATACTGGCCGAATGTGCCGGGGACCAATATCATCCAGACCAATATCCTCGTGCGGCAGGGCGATTACATCGCCATCCTGGGTGCGCGATGGCAGACAGCAGGGAACTTCACCTCGATCAACTCCTATGGCGCCGGACCAGCCGCCTCGTCCATATTCGGGTTCCCGGTAACACTGAACAGGTTGCTGTTCCAGGACGGGATCATGTCATTTCCCGCAAATTGTATCTGGACGTCCACCGGTCAGATCGGACGTGTGGAGATGTACTATGCCGCCCCGGTGTTCGCTCCGAATGACGCCGGTATCGAATCAATCGATTCCCCCAGTTCCTTCTGCGCCGGATCTCATCCGGTTACCGTCACCCTTCGGAATCACGGTTCGCAGCAGCTGACATCCGCCACGATCAACTGGAGCATCAACGGCGTGCCGCAAACCTCGTACAGCTGGACCGGACTTCTGGATACGACCACGTTACAGGCGAGACAAACCTCGGTGAACCTTGGCACGAGGACATTCGCATCCGGAATCCCCTACACAATTGTCGCATGGACAACGAGTCCCAACGGTGTTCCGGATACAGTGAACACAAACGATACCGCAAGCGTCACGGTGCGGGCGGCACTTTCCGGTACCTTCACAATTGGTGGGAGTTCACCGGACTACACCACCTTTACCGCCGCCGTCGCGGATCTCGCCACCAATGGTGTATGCGGGCCGGTAACCTTCAACGTTGCGGCGGGGACATACACAGAAACAATTACCATCCCGGAGATTCCCGGCGCCAGTTCCACAAACACCATCACCTTTGATGGTGGTGCGGGCAATGCGTCCACAAGAATTCTTCAATACAGCACCCCCAATTCGTACGATCGTGTGGTGCAATTCGACGGTGCCGACTACGTGAAGCTGAAAAATCTGACCATTCGTGCCACAGGCACGACATACGGATACGGGGTGTTATTCACGAACTCCGCTGATTACAACGAGATCAGCAACTGCACCATCGAAGTCAACAGCAGCGGATCGAGCACGAATCACATCGGCATTCTTGCCTGTACCCAGTCCTCGTACAGTGCGACCGGAGACTTCGGGAACTACAACCTGATAAAGGACAACAATATCATCGGTGGGTATTACGGCATCCGCTGGAATGGCTCGTCAACCACCGATTACACCACCGCGGTCGGAAATCAGTTCATCAACAACACAGTCACCGACTGGTACTACTACGGAATGTATCTGTACTACGTCGGTGGTCAACTCGTGGTCAAGAGCAATCGCTCCGTTCAACGCACGAGCGGGACCTTCACTACGAGCTCCGGATACGCGTACTACATCTACTATCCGAACGACGGTCCGGAGATCAGTTATAATTACGGTTTCGCGGCGTATTCCCCATTGTACATTTATCGTCCGAACTACTATTACGCCTCGACGGGCAATCGCGCAAAAGTGTACAACAACATGGGCGCGACGAATGGCACCTCCACGAACTACGGCCTCTACGTCAGTTACCCGCGCTATACGGACTGTGTGTACAACTCGGTATTCCTGAAGACGACCGGTACGGCGTATGGTCTCTACCAGTATGGCGAGTCCGGCAGTTACGACAACAAGTTCGCGAACAATTGGGTGGTACTGGAGGGCAACGGGACGTTCTACGCGCTCTACAACTACACAAGCGGATCGGGCGCATCGCACAGTCTGTTCGACTACAACGGCTGGTATCGTTTCGGGACGGGGTCCGACACATACCGATGGGACGGCGTCAGCTATACGTCTTTCGCAGCAATGCAAGCCGCCGTGTCCGGTTTCCATCAGAATTCGGTGTACGGTAATCCCTGGTTCGTCAGTGCGACCGATCTGCACAGCACCTCCGATGTCGGCTATCTCGCGGGTATCTCCTTCCCCGGAATCACCGACGACTTCGACGGCGATCTGCGCGGTCCGAATCCCTGCATCGGGGCCGATGAGTATCCCGAACCGCCTCCAACGTACGACGTCGCTGTGTCGGACGTGCGTTTGAACTATGCGGACGCGAAATGGTCGCGTATGGAAGGTGCAGCGATGCATTCCGTGGATGTGGTGCTTGAAAGCGTTGGTCGCGAGGCCGCGCCGGGAGGCATCAGCATCACCTACAAACTGGGAAGCATGCCGGTAAGCGAGTTTGACGGCGTACAGCAGACCTTCAATCCGACCTGGAGCAACCGCAAGGCCGTGGTGAGTTTCAATCAAAAGGTGACAGGCCTCGCGCCCAGTGCGGGACAACCGGTGTTTGTCAAAGTGTTCTGGGCTTTGGATGGCGATGTAACCGACAACGCGGGCAGCGACACACGGCGCATCGACAATCAGAAAATCCACGGACGCGAGGATTTCAACAGCATGCTTGTGCCGGATTTCAGCGACGATCCGGGCTATCTCGACTACGACTGGTCGGTGAACAACGCCGGCGGTGCCGCCACCTGGGCGGTGGCCAACGGTGTCGGCAGCGGCGGCACGCATGCGCTCGAGTATCCGGGTGACACGCAGACAGCCGACGACTGGGTGTTCACTCCCGGTGCGACCTTGCTCGCCGAGGCCAGCTATCGGATAGCGTTCAATATGAAATCCGTCAGCGGCGCCCCGCAGCGCGTGGAAGTGGCCTATGGCATGAGCCCCGATCCGGGCTCGATGACCACCTTCGCCACGTTCGCGAACTTCACCAACACCGGCTTCATGACGGCCAAGCAGCTTGCGGGCGGCCTGGATCCGTACTTCAATACCCCGAATCAGGCGGGAATGTACTACATCGGCTTCCGCGTCACGAGCAATGCCGGTGCCGGTGCGGTGGTGATAGACGACATCGTGCTGGACGACAATCCCTCGCCGCCGCCGAAAATTGGGTTCGGCATCCCCGGCGATCCCTTGATCACCTTCATTGACAACAGCTCGCGGAAACTGCAGTTCACGGCCACGTATAAGGCGCCGGGACTGATCAACCGGACGTATCAGGTTGCGTCGATGACGAACATTTACGGCTTCCAGGGCGACTTCCTCTGGGATGTGGAAACGAACACCCCGTGGATCACGCTGACGAAGGCGACGCCGGAACCGACGATGCAGGGGTACAACTTCACCCCGCCGCGTCCGCGGCAGTTCCAGGACTTCACGCTGACCATCAATCCGAACGGCCTGGCTCCGGGTCTGCACACGGGGCAGATCACCTTCTACGGTATTCTGTTCAACGACGATTTCCCGCCGCCATCGAGCGGTTTGATCGCGACCAACGAACCGCTGAACATCGACGTGGAGTTGCGCGTGGTGAACTCCGGCACGAAGAGCGGCACGCAGTTCGAGGAAGCGACGCTGAACGGACTCAACCCGGGCAACACCTACAACTTCACCGCGAGCGGCACGGGCAATCCGATCGCCTCGGTGGAGGTGACGAGCGGTTCGATCAGCGGTATGACCATTCGCGTGTACCCGTATCAGTTGCCGCAGAACCTTGCGCGCATGCTGTACGTGAAGCGCTACTGGCAGATCACGACCACGGGCAGCGGTTGGTGGACGGCGAACATCACCTTCCCGTATGCCGATCAGGAAGCGGCGATGATAGCCGACCGTAACCAGTTGCACGGCGTGCGTCAGGCGGTAGCCCTGGGTCAGTGGGAAGATCCGATCATGGGCACCAGCTCGGCCTCCGATCCGGTCAACAATCTGGTGACGGTGTTCGATCTGAATCCGACGAGCAGCACGGGCAATATCGCGCTTGCGCAGTCGTACATGATGGGCAAGCCGGGCGACGCGTTGCCGACCGTTTTCGGTCTCGAGCAGAACTACCCGAATCCGTTCAATCCCTCGACCAGTGTGAGCTTCACGGTGGCCGAGGAGCGTGCGGTGCGCCTCGTGGTGTACAACAGTCTCGGCATGGAAGTCGGCGAGCTGGTCAACGATGTGCTGCCGCAAGGCCGCTACACGATCAGCTTCGATGCCAGTGCGCTACCTTCGGGCACATACGTTTGCCGCATGATTGCGGGCGAGTACAACAAGACAATACAGATGGTGCTGTCGAAGTAA
- a CDS encoding T9SS type A sorting domain-containing protein, translating into MITFIDNSSRKLQFTATYKAPGLINRTYQVASMTNIYGFGGDFLWDVETNTPWITLTKATPESTMQGYNFTPAASAAVPDFTLTINPNGLAPGLHTGQITFYGILFNDDFPPPSSGLIATNEPLNIDVELRVVNSGTKSGTQFEEATLNGLNPGNTYNFTASGTGNPIASVEVTSGSISGMTIRVYPYQLPQNLARMLYVKRYWQITTTGSGWWTANITFPYADQEAAMIADRNQLHGVRQAVALGQWEDPIMGTSSASDPVNNLVTVFDLNPTNSTGNIALAQSYMMGKPGDALPTVFGLEQNYPNPFNPATSVSFSVAEERAVRLVVYNSLGMEVGELVNDVLPQGRYTISFDASALPSGTYVCRMIAGEYNKTIQMVLSK; encoded by the coding sequence TTGATCACCTTCATTGACAACAGCTCGCGGAAACTGCAGTTCACGGCCACGTATAAGGCGCCGGGACTGATCAACCGGACGTATCAGGTTGCGTCGATGACGAACATTTACGGCTTCGGGGGCGACTTCCTCTGGGATGTGGAAACGAACACCCCGTGGATCACGCTGACGAAGGCGACGCCGGAATCGACGATGCAGGGGTACAACTTCACCCCCGCCGCGTCCGCGGCAGTTCCAGACTTCACGCTGACCATCAATCCGAACGGCCTGGCTCCGGGTCTGCACACGGGGCAGATCACCTTCTACGGTATTCTGTTCAACGACGATTTCCCGCCGCCATCGAGCGGTTTGATCGCGACCAACGAACCGCTGAACATCGACGTGGAGTTGCGCGTGGTGAACTCCGGCACGAAGAGCGGCACGCAGTTCGAGGAAGCGACGCTGAACGGACTCAACCCGGGCAACACCTACAACTTCACCGCGAGCGGCACGGGCAATCCGATCGCCTCGGTGGAGGTGACGAGCGGTTCGATCAGCGGTATGACCATTCGCGTGTACCCGTATCAGTTGCCGCAGAACCTTGCGCGCATGCTGTACGTGAAGCGCTACTGGCAGATCACGACCACGGGCAGCGGTTGGTGGACGGCGAACATCACCTTCCCGTATGCCGATCAGGAAGCGGCGATGATAGCCGACCGTAACCAGTTGCACGGCGTGCGTCAGGCGGTAGCCCTGGGTCAGTGGGAAGATCCGATCATGGGCACCAGCTCGGCCTCCGATCCGGTCAACAATCTGGTGACGGTGTTCGATCTGAATCCGACGAACAGCACGGGCAATATCGCGCTTGCGCAGTCGTACATGATGGGCAAGCCGGGCGACGCGTTGCCGACCGTTTTCGGTCTCGAGCAGAACTACCCGAATCCGTTCAATCCCGCGACCAGCGTGAGCTTCTCGGTGGCCGAGGAGCGTGCGGTGCGCCTCGTGGTGTACAACAGTCTCGGCATGGAAGTCGGCGAGCTGGTCAACGATGTGCTGCCGCAAGGCCGCTACACGATCAGCTTCGATGCCAGTGCGCTCCCTTCGGGCACCTACGTCTGCCGCATGATTGCGGGCGAGTACAACAAGACGATACAGATGGTGCTGTCGAAGTAA
- a CDS encoding T9SS type A sorting domain-containing protein — translation MLLLLGSMLLHVPLHAQGSMTLPMGLTANNGSSGICFEVTALRPVQIYRLWSQGSAGTNTVEIFYNPTGLINTPNSSSGYNSTGWISLGQAVFTGVGYGTDIEIPFNINLRMNQGDRWGFAIKTISGGVSYRSGVAPYIIADTYLSVNTEGWGGAVPTTFSNWPRQFCGRIVYDPVSTGPNDVGISSIDSPNAFCAGSHPVIVTLRNSGTNQVTSATINWSINGTPQTAHSWTGLLDTLTVQSRETQVNLGSRTFATGVPYTIVAYTTNPNGVPDTSNANDTSRVTVKAALSGTFTIGGPSPNYANFTDAMADLAASGVCGPVTFNVAAGTYTETVTIPEIPGASSTNTITIDGGAGNASTRILQYSTPSQYNRVLLLDGADYVRIRNLTIRATGTTYGYGVLFTNSADNNEITNCNIEVYSGGSSTDHIAVLASSTTSYSTYGDHGSNNLLEDNNIIGGYYGIRWNGSGSTDYTISSGNQFVNNTITDWYYYGMYMYYSGAITVTRNRSIQRTTGTYTTSSGYAYYIYYPNDGPEISYNYGFAAYGPLYVYRPNNAYASTNNRARVYNNMGATNGTSTNYGLYVSYPSYTDCVYNSIFCKTTGTTYGLYVYGIASALDNKYANNWVVLEGSGTFYAQYHMTSGSAVSYSLFDHNAFYRIGTGTTSYYWEGTSYTSLAAMQAVSTGFNQNSVYGDPWFASATDLHSSSDVGYQAGIAFPGITDDFDGDQRGPNPCIGADEYPEPPPMYDVAVNDVRLNYADMKWSRMEGSAAHSVDVVLESTGRDAAPNGISITYKMGSMPTSEFDGVQQTFNPTWNNRKAAVSFNQKVTGLAPSAGQTVYVKVFWAADGDVANNTGNDTRRIDNTKIHGRENFDSMLAPEFSDDPGFLDYNWTAYNSAGPAVWSVANGVGTAGSNAVEYPGDTQVADDWFFTPGADLQGGSSYRIAFNMKSVSGAPQRVEVAYGMSPDPGAMTTFATFANFTNTGFMTAKQIAGGLDPYFNTPNQPGVYFIGFRVTSNAGAGAVVIDDIVLDDNPSPPPKIAFGNPGSPVSTFINDPAKKLQFTATYKVPGLINKTYEVASFTNIYGANGDFLWDVETNTPWITLTKATPEPTMQGYNFTPPRPRQFQDFTLTINPNGLAPGLHVGQITFYGILFNDDFPPPSSGLIATNEPLNIDVELRVVNSGTKSGTQYEEATLSSLSSGNTYNFTATGTGNPIATVEVTSGSIAGMTIRVYPYQLPQNLARMLYVKRYWQITTTGGGWWTANITFPYADQEAVMIADRNQLHGVRQAVALGQWEDPIMGTSSASDPGNNLVTVFDLNPTNSTGNIALAQSYMMGKPGDALPTVFGLEQNYPNPFNPSTSVSFTVAEERAVRLVVYNSLGMEVGELVNDVLPQGRYTISFDARDLPSGTYVCRMIAGDYNKTIQMVLSK, via the coding sequence TTGAAGTGACTGCGCTTCGACCGGTGCAGATTTACCGCTTGTGGTCGCAAGGCAGCGCAGGGACCAACACGGTCGAGATTTTTTACAATCCCACCGGTCTCATCAACACTCCCAACTCGAGTTCCGGCTACAATTCCACCGGATGGATCAGTCTTGGTCAGGCGGTGTTTACCGGTGTCGGGTATGGCACCGACATCGAAATTCCCTTCAACATCAACCTGAGAATGAATCAGGGCGACAGATGGGGTTTCGCTATTAAAACGATTTCCGGTGGTGTCTCGTACCGAAGCGGTGTCGCTCCCTACATCATCGCTGACACCTACCTGAGCGTGAACACGGAAGGGTGGGGCGGCGCAGTGCCGACCACATTCTCGAACTGGCCGCGTCAGTTCTGCGGACGTATCGTCTATGACCCGGTTTCCACAGGTCCGAATGATGTCGGCATTTCCTCGATCGATTCGCCGAACGCCTTCTGTGCGGGTTCGCATCCCGTTATTGTGACCTTGCGGAACTCTGGTACCAATCAGGTGACATCGGCCACCATCAACTGGAGCATCAACGGCACTCCGCAGACAGCGCACAGTTGGACTGGTCTGCTCGATACGCTCACCGTTCAGTCCCGCGAAACACAGGTGAATTTGGGTTCGAGGACGTTCGCAACCGGCGTACCGTATACCATTGTCGCCTACACGACCAACCCCAACGGGGTGCCGGATACCAGTAATGCGAATGATACTTCCCGCGTGACGGTCAAGGCGGCTCTGTCCGGAACATTCACCATCGGTGGTCCCTCACCGAATTACGCAAACTTCACCGACGCCATGGCCGATCTGGCAGCGAGCGGCGTGTGTGGTCCTGTGACCTTCAATGTCGCCGCCGGCACATACACGGAAACCGTCACCATTCCGGAAATCCCCGGCGCCAGCTCCACGAACACCATCACCATCGATGGCGGCGCCGGCAATGCGTCAACCAGAATTCTTCAGTACAGCACTCCCAGTCAATATAATCGTGTGCTGCTTCTCGATGGCGCCGATTATGTGCGAATCAGAAATCTGACCATTCGTGCTACTGGAACAACCTACGGGTATGGCGTTCTGTTCACGAATTCCGCCGATAACAACGAAATCACCAACTGTAACATCGAGGTGTACAGTGGCGGCTCGAGCACGGATCACATCGCTGTGCTGGCCAGTTCGACAACGTCGTACAGTACGTACGGCGATCACGGCAGCAATAACCTGCTCGAAGACAACAACATCATCGGCGGGTATTACGGCATCCGCTGGAACGGCTCCGGCTCTACCGACTACACCATTTCCTCCGGAAATCAGTTCGTCAACAATACGATCACGGACTGGTACTACTACGGAATGTACATGTATTACAGCGGCGCGATCACTGTGACGCGTAATCGGTCCATTCAACGTACGACGGGGACGTATACGACCAGCTCGGGTTATGCGTACTACATTTACTATCCGAATGACGGTCCCGAGATCAGCTACAACTATGGCTTTGCGGCGTACGGACCGCTCTATGTGTACCGCCCGAACAATGCCTACGCCTCGACCAACAATCGCGCACGTGTGTACAATAACATGGGTGCGACGAACGGTACGTCCACGAACTACGGTCTGTACGTGAGCTACCCGAGCTACACCGACTGCGTGTACAACTCGATTTTCTGCAAAACCACGGGTACCACCTACGGTCTCTATGTTTACGGAATCGCATCGGCCCTCGACAATAAATACGCCAATAACTGGGTTGTGCTCGAAGGCAGTGGCACGTTCTACGCGCAGTATCACATGACGTCGGGCTCGGCGGTGTCGTACAGTCTGTTCGATCACAACGCTTTCTACCGTATCGGCACCGGAACGACATCATACTACTGGGAAGGAACGAGTTATACCAGTCTTGCGGCCATGCAGGCGGTGTCAACAGGATTCAACCAGAATTCGGTTTACGGTGATCCCTGGTTTGCCAGCGCGACGGATCTGCACAGCAGTTCGGATGTGGGATATCAGGCAGGTATCGCTTTCCCCGGTATTACCGACGATTTTGACGGAGACCAGCGCGGTCCGAATCCCTGCATCGGGGCCGATGAATACCCCGAACCACCGCCGATGTACGATGTGGCGGTGAACGACGTGCGTCTCAATTACGCGGACATGAAGTGGTCACGCATGGAAGGCAGCGCAGCGCATTCTGTGGACGTCGTGCTCGAAAGCACTGGTCGCGATGCCGCACCGAATGGCATCAGCATCACCTACAAAATGGGTAGCATGCCGACAAGCGAGTTCGACGGTGTGCAGCAGACCTTCAATCCGACCTGGAACAACCGTAAAGCCGCCGTGAGCTTCAATCAGAAGGTGACAGGGCTCGCGCCCAGCGCCGGACAGACGGTCTACGTCAAGGTGTTCTGGGCTGCGGATGGAGACGTGGCGAACAATACCGGAAACGACACGCGTCGCATTGACAATACGAAAATTCACGGCCGCGAGAACTTCGACAGCATGCTTGCGCCGGAATTCAGTGACGATCCCGGATTCCTGGATTACAATTGGACGGCGTACAACAGTGCTGGTCCCGCCGTATGGTCGGTTGCGAACGGTGTGGGTACCGCAGGCAGCAACGCTGTGGAATATCCCGGCGACACGCAGGTCGCCGACGATTGGTTCTTTACGCCCGGAGCGGACCTCCAGGGCGGATCGAGCTATCGCATAGCTTTCAACATGAAATCCGTCAGCGGCGCTCCGCAGCGTGTGGAAGTCGCCTATGGCATGAGCCCGGATCCGGGTGCGATGACTACCTTCGCAACTTTCGCGAATTTCACCAACACCGGCTTCATGACCGCCAAGCAGATCGCGGGCGGTCTGGATCCGTACTTCAATACCCCGAATCAGCCGGGTGTGTACTTCATCGGCTTCCGCGTCACGAGCAACGCCGGCGCGGGTGCTGTGGTGATTGACGACATCGTGCTGGACGACAATCCTTCGCCTCCACCGAAAATCGCTTTCGGCAACCCCGGGTCCCCGGTGAGCACCTTCATCAACGATCCGGCGAAAAAGCTCCAGTTCACGGCAACCTATAAAGTACCCGGACTGATCAATAAGACGTACGAGGTGGCATCGTTCACCAATATCTACGGTGCCAATGGTGACTTCCTCTGGGATGTGGAGACGAACACCCCGTGGATCACGCTGACGAAGGCGACGCCGGAACCGACGATGCAGGGGTACAACTTCACCCCGCCGCGTCCGCGGCAGTTCCAGGACTTTACGCTGACCATCAATCCGAACGGCCTGGCTCCGGGTCTGCACGTGGGACAGATCACCTTCTACGGTATTCTGTTCAACGACGATTTCCCGCCGCCGTCGAGCGGTTTGATCGCGACCAATGAACCGCTGAACATCGACGTGGAGCTGCGCGTGGTGAACTCCGGCACGAAGAGCGGCACGCAGTACGAGGAAGCGACGCTTTCGTCGCTGTCCTCCGGCAACACCTACAACTTCACCGCCACCGGCACGGGCAATCCGATCGCCACGGTGGAGGTGACGAGCGGTTCGATCGCGGGTATGACCATTCGCGTGTATCCGTATCAGTTGCCGCAGAACCTTGCGCGCATGCTGTACGTGAAGCGCTACTGGCAGATCACGACCACGGGCGGCGGCTGGTGGACTGCGAACATCACCTTCCCGTATGCGGATCAGGAAGCTGTGATGATTGCCGACCGCAACCAATTGCACGGCGTGCGTCAGGCTGTGGCCCTGGGTCAGTGGGAAGATCCGATCATGGGTACCAGTTCGGCGTCCGATCCGGGTAACAATCTGGTGACGGTGTTCGATCTGAATCCGACGAACAGCACGGGTAATATCGCGCTTGCGCAGTCGTACATGATGGGCAAGCCGGGCGATGCGCTGCCGACGGTTTTCGGACTCGAGCAGAACTACCCGAATCCGTTCAATCCCTCGACCAGCGTGAGCTTCACGGTGGCCGAGGAGCGTGCGGTGCGCCTCGTGGTGTACAACAGTCTCGGCATGGAAGTCGGCGAGCTGGTCAACGATGTGCTGCCGCAAGGCCGCTATACCATCAGCTTCGACGCCCGCGACCTCCCCTCGGGCACATACGTCTGCCGCATGATAGCCGGCGACTACAATAAGACGATACAGATGGTGCTGTCGAAGTAA